The bacterium genome includes a window with the following:
- a CDS encoding radical SAM protein, with amino-acid sequence LKIKEDGPQLFNKRTGLCVGLAKSTLLHLLSRYPYIRRVNGFLPAKIHILLTQRCNYHCRYCYSDKNNYEIDILLLKTYLDALKRNGVLQLAVGGGEPLLYPHLMEFLRYASDYEFVINITTNGSLVTKELASKIKGYVSSIQVSLNGSSQSINSQTRDRRSFKDAIRTIEILKSSQIDVGINYLLFVENLGDLPRMAKLIKTLELRRIIIIRPKIKEEYPEDYPGLVREQIFKMRKIYPSIEFRVDCGFSALFNNISSLELSKHGIFGCQAGKDFLILKPDGCFYPCCFLDEPGFKLDQDFKSNYYRMLSYLDTIKKTIEGNCAQCKIIDNCFGCRGIVRLTGNNIMDSDPICKGVNNG; translated from the coding sequence TCTTAAAAATAAAGGAAGATGGTCCCCAGCTTTTTAACAAAAGAACCGGACTATGTGTTGGATTAGCTAAGAGTACGCTGCTTCACCTCTTATCAAGATACCCTTATATCCGGAGGGTTAATGGCTTTCTGCCGGCCAAGATTCATATCCTCCTGACCCAGAGGTGCAATTATCATTGTCGGTATTGTTACTCTGATAAGAATAACTATGAGATAGATATCCTGCTATTAAAAACCTATCTGGATGCCTTAAAGAGGAATGGAGTCTTGCAATTAGCTGTTGGAGGTGGTGAGCCTTTACTATATCCTCACCTTATGGAGTTTTTGCGATATGCCTCAGATTATGAATTCGTAATAAATATAACCACAAATGGCAGCCTGGTAACTAAAGAATTGGCAAGCAAGATAAAGGGGTATGTAAGTAGCATTCAGGTATCTTTGAATGGGTCGAGCCAATCGATAAATAGCCAGACAAGGGACAGGAGGTCTTTTAAGGACGCCATCAGGACAATCGAAATCCTTAAGTCAAGCCAGATCGATGTTGGTATAAATTATTTGTTATTTGTGGAGAATCTGGGTGATTTACCCAGGATGGCTAAATTGATTAAAACCCTTGAACTCAGAAGGATTATCATCATTAGACCCAAAATAAAGGAAGAATATCCTGAAGATTATCCAGGATTGGTCAGGGAACAAATCTTCAAGATGAGGAAGATTTATCCTTCAATTGAATTCAGGGTTGATTGCGGATTTTCTGCCCTTTTTAATAATATCTCTTCCCTTGAGTTATCTAAACATGGTATTTTCGGATGTCAGGCAGGTAAAGATTTTTTAATATTAAAACCTGATGGGTGCTTTTATCCTTGTTGCTTTTTAGATGAACCAGGGTTTAAACTGGATCAAGATTTTAAATCAAATTATTACCGAATGTTAAGTTACCTGGATACTATTAAGAAGACAATAGAGGGAAACTGTGCTCAATGTAAGATTATA